The Symphalangus syndactylus isolate Jambi chromosome 3, NHGRI_mSymSyn1-v2.1_pri, whole genome shotgun sequence genome has a segment encoding these proteins:
- the ASNS gene encoding asparagine synthetase [glutamine-hydrolyzing], whose translation MCGIWALFGSDDCLSVQCLSAMKIAHRGPDAFRFENVNGYTNCCFGFHRLAVVDPLFGMQPIRVKKYPYLWLCYNGEIYNHKKMQQHFEFEYQTKVDGEIILHLYDKGGIEQTICMLDGVFAFVLLDTANKKVFLGRDTYGVRPLFKAITEDGFLAVCSEAKGLVTLKHSTTPFLKVEPFLPGHYEVLDLKPNGKVASVEMVKYHHCRDEPLHALYDNVEKLFPGFEIETVKNNLRILFNNAVKKRLMTDRRIGCLLSGGLDSSLVAATLLKQLKEAQVQYPLQTFAIGMEDSPDLLAARKVANHIGSEHYEVLFNSEEGIQALDEVIFSLETYDITTVRASVGMYLISKYIRKNTDSVVIFSGEGSDELTQGYIYFHKAPSPEKAEEESERLLRELYLFDVLRADRTTAAHGLELRVPFLDHRFSSYYLSLPPEMRIPKNGIEKHLLRETFEESNLIPKEILWRPKEAFSDGITSVKNSWFKILQEYVEHQVDDAMMANAAQKFPFNTPKTKEGYYYRQVFERHYPGRADWLSHYWMPKWINATDPSARTLTHYKSAVKA comes from the exons ATGTGTGGCATTTGGGCGCTGTTTGGCAGTGATGACTGCCTTTCTGTTCAGTGTCTGAGTGCTATGAAGATTGCACACAGAGGTCCAGATGCATTCCGTTTTGAGAATGTCAATGGATACACCAACTGCTGCTTTGGATTTCACCGGTTGGCGGTAGTTGACCCGCTGTTTGGAATGCAGCCAATTCGAGTGAAGAAATATCCGTATTTGTGGCTCTGTTACAATGGTGAAATCTACAACCATAAGAAG ATGCAACAGCATTTTGAATTTGAATACCAGACCAAAGTGGATGGTGAGATAATCCTTCATCTTTATGACAAAGGAGGAATTGAGCAAACAATTTGTATGTTGGATGGTGTGTTTGCATTTGTTTTACTGGATACTGCCAATAAGAAAGTGTTCCTGGGCAGAGATACATATGGAGTCAGACCTTTGTTTAAAGCAATTACAGAAGATGGATTTTTGGCTGTATGTTCAGAAGCTAAAG GTCTTGTTACATTGAAGCACTCCACGACTCCCTTTTTAAAAGTGGAGCCTTTTCTTCCTGGACACTATGAAGTTTTGGATTTAAAGCCAAATGGCAAAGTTGCATCCGTGGAAATGGTTAAATATCATCACTGTCGGGATGAACCCCTGCACGCCCTCTATGACAATGTGGAGAAACTCTTTCCAG GTTTTGAGATAGAAACTGTGAAGAACAACCTCAGGATCCTTTTTAATAATGCTGTAAAGAAACGTTTGATGACAGACAGAAGGATTGGCTGCCTTTTATCAG GGGGCTTGGACTCCAGCTTGGTTGCTGCCACCCTGTTGAAGCAGCTGAAAGAGGCCCAAGTACAGTATCCTCTCCAGACATTTGCAATTGGCATGGAAGACAGCCCCGATTTACTGGCTGCTAGAAAG GTGGCAAATCATATTGGAAGTGAACATTATGAAGTCCTTTTTAACTCTGAGGAAGGCATTCAGGCTCTGGATGAAGTCATATTTTCCTTGGAAACTTATGACATTACAACAGTTCGTGCTTCAGTAG gtatgtatttaatttccaagtatattCGGAAGAACACAGATAGCGTGGTGATCTTCTCTGGAGAAGGGTCAGATGAACTTACGCAAGGTTACATATATTTTCACAAG GCTCCTTCTCCTGAAAAAGCCGAGGAGGAGAGTGAGAGGCTTCTGAGGGAACTCTATTTGTTTGATGTTCTCCGTGCAGATCGAACTACTGCTGCCCATGG tCTTGAACTAAGAGTCCCATTTCTAGATCATCGATTTTCTTCCTATTACTTGTCTCTGCCACCAGAAATGAGAATTCCAAAG AATGGGATAGAAAAACATCTCCTGAGAGAGACGTTTGAGGAGTCCAATCTGATACCCAAAGAGATTCTCTGGCGACCAAAAGAAGCCTTCAGTGATGGAATAACTTCAGTTAAGAATTCCTGGTTTAAGATTTTACAGGAATACGTTGAACATCAG GTTGATGATGCAATGATGGCAAATGCAGCCCAGAAATTTCCCTTCAATACTCCTAAAACCAAAGAAGGATATTACTACCGTCAAGTCTTTGAACGCCATTACCCAGGCCGGGCTGACTGGCTGAGCCATTACTGGATGCCCAAGTGGATCAATGCCACTGACCCTTCTGCCCGCACACTGACCCACTACAAGTCAGCTGTCAAAGCTTAG